A region of Oncorhynchus kisutch isolate 150728-3 linkage group LG29, Okis_V2, whole genome shotgun sequence DNA encodes the following proteins:
- the LOC109874255 gene encoding pre-mRNA 3'-end-processing factor FIP1 isoform X1, whose amino-acid sequence MATELTISESAVPLSEPHQVEDEEHWLYGGENTKKQNAPEGLPGPGDSLQLTSMGNTLQLTSMGNTEEKDAASQEAKGTEGEEEEDSDSDDDDDVKVTIGNIKTGAPSYMGTGMNLSLKPARCYASAAAIKLQPKGIDIETLGAFNGAPVVEVEMDIFEDKPWRKPGADLSDYFNYGFNEETWKGYCERQRRLQLGLEPSAPLSFENKITVQQGRATTLEKDTEPSSIKPDYKPDFPPASVLALAANRLKAGPPPNRKLGGTIDVIGGQTGAIRRVEGRRREMQEQNPIQVLGDHGNKVQPLVPPAGPPLPLPMGMPPPHFLHPPPPVSAMPPPLHPPGMPPPSITGLFLPPLAPPPTLMMPPVDSSRAPLPFGYNSGESSFISYPPVSSSHMPWGSVLEKGGEDRGRGHWEYQGSHRERDRDQERGHTPTTSEYNEDDRYHYYSHDRESEREFEHSYLHVHDSSSGRSREREEHQRDRRHRDKEESGKHKSSKRKQHDDEGEGHRRHKHKKSKRSKEDKDVPEDMLGRGEEQKD is encoded by the exons ATGGCTACTGAGTTGACCATTTCAGAATCAGCAGTCCCGTTGAGTGAGCCCCATCAGGTTGAAGACGAAGAGCATTGGCTGTATGGGG GGGAAAACACCAAGAAACAAAATGCCCCCGAGGGTTTGCCTGG GCCTGGTGACTCCCTTCAGCTGACTTCAATGGGCAATACCCTTCAGCTGACTTCAATGGGCAATACCGAAGAGAAGGATGCTGCATCACAG GAAGCCAAAGGTACTgaaggtgaagaggaggaggacagtgaCAGTGATGACGATGATGACGTCAAGGTCACCATTGGTAACATCAAAACTGGTGCACCTTCCTACAT GGGAACGGGCATGAACCTGAGCTTGAAACCAGCTCGTTGCTATGCCTCAGCAGCAGCCA TTAAGCTGCAGCCCAAAGGAATAGATATAGAGACACTAGGGGCCTTCAATGGTGCACCAGTTGTGGAGGTGGAAATGGACATCTTTGAGGACAAACCATGGAGAAAGCCAG GTGCCGACCTCTCAGACTACTTCAACTATGGTTTTAATGAGGAAACGTGGAAGGGATACTGTGAGAGACAGCGCAGACTACAGCTTGGCCTGGAGCCCAGTGCTCCTCTCAGTTTTGAAAACAAGATAACA GTTCAGCAGGGAAGGGCAACCACTTTAGAAAAGGATACAGAACCGTCTTCCATCAAGCCTGATTACAAACCAGACTTTCCCCCTGCTTCAGTCCTGGCCCTCGCTGCCAACAGACTGAAGGCAGGACCCCCACCTAACAG GAAATTGGGTGGAACTATTGATGTGATTGGTGGACAGACAGGAGCCATTCGCCGGGTTGAAGGCCGAAGGAGGGAAATGCAGGAACAGAATCCTATTCAG GTGCTCGGAGACCATGGTAACAAGGTACAACCCTTGGTTCCACCAGCAggacctccccttcctcttccaaTGGGTATGCCCCCACCACACTTCCTGCATCCTCCTCCACCAGTATCTGCTATGCCCCCACCTCTTCACCCCCCAG GTATGCCCCCACCTTCCATTACAG GCCTGTTCCTACCTCCCCTTGCTCCTCCCCCTACCTTGATGATGCCACCTGTGGATAG CAGTAGAGCACCTCTTCCTTTTGGATACAACAGTGGAG AGTCAAGCTTCATTAGCTACCCTCCAGTCTCATCATCACACATGCCTTGGGGCTCTGTGCTGGAGAAAGGGGGGGAAGACAGAGGACGAGGGCATTGGGAGTACCAAGGAAgtcatagagaaagagacagagatcaaGAGAGAGGTCATACTCCAACCACCAGTGAATATAA TGAGGATGACCGTTACCACTACTACAGCCATGAtcgagagagtgagcgagaatTTGAGCACAGTTACCTTCATGTTCACGACAGCAGCAGTGGGCgtagcagggagagggaggagcatcAGCGAGACAGACGCCATCGTGACAAGGAGGAGAGTGGTAAACACAAGTCTTCCAAACG CAAGCAGCATGATGATGAGGGGGAGGGGCATCGCAGACACAAGCACAAGAAAAGCAAACGCAGCAAAGAGGACAAGGATGTCCCAGAGGATATGTTGGGGCGTGGGGAAGAGCAGAAGGACTGA
- the LOC109874265 gene encoding ADP/ATP translocase 2-like — protein sequence MNETAVSFAKDFLAGGISAAISKTAVAPIERVKLLLQVQHASKQISKEMQYKGIIDCVTRIPKEQGFLAFWRGNLANVIRYFPTQALNFAFKDKYKSVFLDGVDKRKQFWRYFAGNLASGGAAGATSLCFVYPLDFARTRLGADVGKAGAREYNGLADCLAKTFRSDGMRGLYQGFAVSVQGIIIYRASYFGIYDTAKGMLPDSKNTSILVSWAIAQSVTAVAGLTSYPFDTVRRRMMMQSGRKGADIMYSGTIDCWKKIARDEGGKAFFKGAWSNVLRGMGGAFVLVLYDELKKVL from the exons ATGAATGAGACCGCAGTTTCATTTGCCAAGGATTTCTTGGCTGGTGGCATCTCCGCTGCTATCTCCAAAACGGCGGTTGCGCCCATCGAGAGAGTCAAGCTTCTCCTTCAG GTCCAACATGCCAGCAAGCAGATCAGCAAAGAAATGCAGTACAAGGGTATCATTGATTGTGTTACCCGCATTCCAAAGGAGCAGGGCTTCCTTGCCTTCTGGAGAGGTAACCTGGCTAATGTCATCAGATACTTCCCCACCCAGGCCCTCAACTTTGCTTTCAAAGACAAGTACAAGAGTGTCTTCCTTGACGGTGTAGACAAGCGAAAGCAGTTCTGGAGGTACTTCGCTGGCAACCTGGCCTCTGGTGGTGCTGCAGGAGCCACCTCCCTTTGCTTTGTCTACCCTCTTGATTTCGCCAGAACCCGTCTGGGAGCTGATGTCGGAAAAGCTGGTGCGAGGGAGTACAACGGTCTGGCAGATTGCTTGGCGAAGACGTTCAGGTCTGACGGTATGAGGGGTCTGTACCAGGGCTTCGCAGTGTCTGTCCAGGGCATCATCATCTACAGAGCTTCATACTTCGGAATTTATGACACAGCTAAAG GTATGCTGCCAGACTCCAAGAACACTTCCATCTTAGTGAGCTGGGCAATCGCTCAGTCTGTAACTGCTGTGGCCGGCCTGACCTCCTACCCCTTCGACACTGTCCGTCGTCGTATGATGATGCAGTCTGGCCGTAAAGGAG CTGATATCATGTACTCCGGTACCATTGACTGCTGGAAGAAGATCGCTCGTGATGAGGGTGGCAAGGCCTTCTTCAAGGGAGCCTGGTCCAATGTTCTCAGAGGCATGGGTGGTGCCTTTGTGCTGGTCTTGTACGATGAGCTAAAGAAAGTCCTTTAA
- the LOC109874255 gene encoding pre-mRNA 3'-end-processing factor FIP1 isoform X3 gives MATELTISESAVPLSEPHQVEDEEHWLYGGENTKKQNAPEGLPGPGDSLQLTSMGNTLQLTSMGNTEEKDAASQEAKGTEGEEEEDSDSDDDDDVKVTIGNIKTGAPSYMGTGMNLSLKPARCYASAAAIKLQPKGIDIETLGAFNGAPVVEVEMDIFEDKPWRKPGADLSDYFNYGFNEETWKGYCERQRRLQLGLEPSAPLSFENKITQGRATTLEKDTEPSSIKPDYKPDFPPASVLALAANRLKAGPPPNRKLGGTIDVIGGQTGAIRRVEGRRREMQEQNPIQVLGDHGNKVQPLVPPAGPPLPLPMGMPPPHFLHPPPPVSAMPPPLHPPGMPPPSITGLFLPPLAPPPTLMMPPVDSSRAPLPFGYNSGESSFISYPPVSSSHMPWGSVLEKGGEDRGRGHWEYQGSHRERDRDQERGHTPTTSEYNEDDRYHYYSHDRESEREFEHSYLHVHDSSSGRSREREEHQRDRRHRDKEESGKHKSSKRKQHDDEGEGHRRHKHKKSKRSKEDKDVPEDMLGRGEEQKD, from the exons ATGGCTACTGAGTTGACCATTTCAGAATCAGCAGTCCCGTTGAGTGAGCCCCATCAGGTTGAAGACGAAGAGCATTGGCTGTATGGGG GGGAAAACACCAAGAAACAAAATGCCCCCGAGGGTTTGCCTGG GCCTGGTGACTCCCTTCAGCTGACTTCAATGGGCAATACCCTTCAGCTGACTTCAATGGGCAATACCGAAGAGAAGGATGCTGCATCACAG GAAGCCAAAGGTACTgaaggtgaagaggaggaggacagtgaCAGTGATGACGATGATGACGTCAAGGTCACCATTGGTAACATCAAAACTGGTGCACCTTCCTACAT GGGAACGGGCATGAACCTGAGCTTGAAACCAGCTCGTTGCTATGCCTCAGCAGCAGCCA TTAAGCTGCAGCCCAAAGGAATAGATATAGAGACACTAGGGGCCTTCAATGGTGCACCAGTTGTGGAGGTGGAAATGGACATCTTTGAGGACAAACCATGGAGAAAGCCAG GTGCCGACCTCTCAGACTACTTCAACTATGGTTTTAATGAGGAAACGTGGAAGGGATACTGTGAGAGACAGCGCAGACTACAGCTTGGCCTGGAGCCCAGTGCTCCTCTCAGTTTTGAAAACAAGATAACA CAGGGAAGGGCAACCACTTTAGAAAAGGATACAGAACCGTCTTCCATCAAGCCTGATTACAAACCAGACTTTCCCCCTGCTTCAGTCCTGGCCCTCGCTGCCAACAGACTGAAGGCAGGACCCCCACCTAACAG GAAATTGGGTGGAACTATTGATGTGATTGGTGGACAGACAGGAGCCATTCGCCGGGTTGAAGGCCGAAGGAGGGAAATGCAGGAACAGAATCCTATTCAG GTGCTCGGAGACCATGGTAACAAGGTACAACCCTTGGTTCCACCAGCAggacctccccttcctcttccaaTGGGTATGCCCCCACCACACTTCCTGCATCCTCCTCCACCAGTATCTGCTATGCCCCCACCTCTTCACCCCCCAG GTATGCCCCCACCTTCCATTACAG GCCTGTTCCTACCTCCCCTTGCTCCTCCCCCTACCTTGATGATGCCACCTGTGGATAG CAGTAGAGCACCTCTTCCTTTTGGATACAACAGTGGAG AGTCAAGCTTCATTAGCTACCCTCCAGTCTCATCATCACACATGCCTTGGGGCTCTGTGCTGGAGAAAGGGGGGGAAGACAGAGGACGAGGGCATTGGGAGTACCAAGGAAgtcatagagaaagagacagagatcaaGAGAGAGGTCATACTCCAACCACCAGTGAATATAA TGAGGATGACCGTTACCACTACTACAGCCATGAtcgagagagtgagcgagaatTTGAGCACAGTTACCTTCATGTTCACGACAGCAGCAGTGGGCgtagcagggagagggaggagcatcAGCGAGACAGACGCCATCGTGACAAGGAGGAGAGTGGTAAACACAAGTCTTCCAAACG CAAGCAGCATGATGATGAGGGGGAGGGGCATCGCAGACACAAGCACAAGAAAAGCAAACGCAGCAAAGAGGACAAGGATGTCCCAGAGGATATGTTGGGGCGTGGGGAAGAGCAGAAGGACTGA
- the LOC109874255 gene encoding pre-mRNA 3'-end-processing factor FIP1 isoform X2, whose protein sequence is MATELTISESAVPLSEPHQVEDEEHWLYGGENTKKQNAPEGLPGPGDSLQLTSMGNTLQLTSMGNTEEKDAASQEAKGTEGEEEEDSDSDDDDDVKVTIGNIKTGAPSYMGTGMNLSLKPARCYASAAAIKLQPKGIDIETLGAFNGAPVVEVEMDIFEDKPWRKPGADLSDYFNYGFNEETWKGYCERQRRLQLGLEPSAPLSFENKITVQQGRATTLEKDTEPSSIKPDYKPDFPPASVLALAANRLKAGPPPNRKLGGTIDVIGGQTGAIRRVEGRRREMQEQNPIQVLGDHGNKVQPLVPPAGPPLPLPMGMPPPHFLHPPPPVSAMPPPLHPPGMPPPSITGLFLPPLAPPPTLMMPPVDSRAPLPFGYNSGESSFISYPPVSSSHMPWGSVLEKGGEDRGRGHWEYQGSHRERDRDQERGHTPTTSEYNEDDRYHYYSHDRESEREFEHSYLHVHDSSSGRSREREEHQRDRRHRDKEESGKHKSSKRKQHDDEGEGHRRHKHKKSKRSKEDKDVPEDMLGRGEEQKD, encoded by the exons ATGGCTACTGAGTTGACCATTTCAGAATCAGCAGTCCCGTTGAGTGAGCCCCATCAGGTTGAAGACGAAGAGCATTGGCTGTATGGGG GGGAAAACACCAAGAAACAAAATGCCCCCGAGGGTTTGCCTGG GCCTGGTGACTCCCTTCAGCTGACTTCAATGGGCAATACCCTTCAGCTGACTTCAATGGGCAATACCGAAGAGAAGGATGCTGCATCACAG GAAGCCAAAGGTACTgaaggtgaagaggaggaggacagtgaCAGTGATGACGATGATGACGTCAAGGTCACCATTGGTAACATCAAAACTGGTGCACCTTCCTACAT GGGAACGGGCATGAACCTGAGCTTGAAACCAGCTCGTTGCTATGCCTCAGCAGCAGCCA TTAAGCTGCAGCCCAAAGGAATAGATATAGAGACACTAGGGGCCTTCAATGGTGCACCAGTTGTGGAGGTGGAAATGGACATCTTTGAGGACAAACCATGGAGAAAGCCAG GTGCCGACCTCTCAGACTACTTCAACTATGGTTTTAATGAGGAAACGTGGAAGGGATACTGTGAGAGACAGCGCAGACTACAGCTTGGCCTGGAGCCCAGTGCTCCTCTCAGTTTTGAAAACAAGATAACA GTTCAGCAGGGAAGGGCAACCACTTTAGAAAAGGATACAGAACCGTCTTCCATCAAGCCTGATTACAAACCAGACTTTCCCCCTGCTTCAGTCCTGGCCCTCGCTGCCAACAGACTGAAGGCAGGACCCCCACCTAACAG GAAATTGGGTGGAACTATTGATGTGATTGGTGGACAGACAGGAGCCATTCGCCGGGTTGAAGGCCGAAGGAGGGAAATGCAGGAACAGAATCCTATTCAG GTGCTCGGAGACCATGGTAACAAGGTACAACCCTTGGTTCCACCAGCAggacctccccttcctcttccaaTGGGTATGCCCCCACCACACTTCCTGCATCCTCCTCCACCAGTATCTGCTATGCCCCCACCTCTTCACCCCCCAG GTATGCCCCCACCTTCCATTACAG GCCTGTTCCTACCTCCCCTTGCTCCTCCCCCTACCTTGATGATGCCACCTGTGGATAG TAGAGCACCTCTTCCTTTTGGATACAACAGTGGAG AGTCAAGCTTCATTAGCTACCCTCCAGTCTCATCATCACACATGCCTTGGGGCTCTGTGCTGGAGAAAGGGGGGGAAGACAGAGGACGAGGGCATTGGGAGTACCAAGGAAgtcatagagaaagagacagagatcaaGAGAGAGGTCATACTCCAACCACCAGTGAATATAA TGAGGATGACCGTTACCACTACTACAGCCATGAtcgagagagtgagcgagaatTTGAGCACAGTTACCTTCATGTTCACGACAGCAGCAGTGGGCgtagcagggagagggaggagcatcAGCGAGACAGACGCCATCGTGACAAGGAGGAGAGTGGTAAACACAAGTCTTCCAAACG CAAGCAGCATGATGATGAGGGGGAGGGGCATCGCAGACACAAGCACAAGAAAAGCAAACGCAGCAAAGAGGACAAGGATGTCCCAGAGGATATGTTGGGGCGTGGGGAAGAGCAGAAGGACTGA
- the LOC109874255 gene encoding pre-mRNA 3'-end-processing factor FIP1 isoform X4 → MATELTISESAVPLSEPHQVEDEEHWLYGGENTKKQNAPEGLPGPGDSLQLTSMGNTLQLTSMGNTEEKDAASQEAKGTEGEEEEDSDSDDDDDVKVTIGNIKTGAPSYMGTGMNLSLKPARCYASAAAIKLQPKGIDIETLGAFNGAPVVEVEMDIFEDKPWRKPGADLSDYFNYGFNEETWKGYCERQRRLQLGLEPSAPLSFENKITQGRATTLEKDTEPSSIKPDYKPDFPPASVLALAANRLKAGPPPNRKLGGTIDVIGGQTGAIRRVEGRRREMQEQNPIQVLGDHGNKVQPLVPPAGPPLPLPMGMPPPHFLHPPPPVSAMPPPLHPPGMPPPSITGLFLPPLAPPPTLMMPPVDSRAPLPFGYNSGESSFISYPPVSSSHMPWGSVLEKGGEDRGRGHWEYQGSHRERDRDQERGHTPTTSEYNEDDRYHYYSHDRESEREFEHSYLHVHDSSSGRSREREEHQRDRRHRDKEESGKHKSSKRKQHDDEGEGHRRHKHKKSKRSKEDKDVPEDMLGRGEEQKD, encoded by the exons ATGGCTACTGAGTTGACCATTTCAGAATCAGCAGTCCCGTTGAGTGAGCCCCATCAGGTTGAAGACGAAGAGCATTGGCTGTATGGGG GGGAAAACACCAAGAAACAAAATGCCCCCGAGGGTTTGCCTGG GCCTGGTGACTCCCTTCAGCTGACTTCAATGGGCAATACCCTTCAGCTGACTTCAATGGGCAATACCGAAGAGAAGGATGCTGCATCACAG GAAGCCAAAGGTACTgaaggtgaagaggaggaggacagtgaCAGTGATGACGATGATGACGTCAAGGTCACCATTGGTAACATCAAAACTGGTGCACCTTCCTACAT GGGAACGGGCATGAACCTGAGCTTGAAACCAGCTCGTTGCTATGCCTCAGCAGCAGCCA TTAAGCTGCAGCCCAAAGGAATAGATATAGAGACACTAGGGGCCTTCAATGGTGCACCAGTTGTGGAGGTGGAAATGGACATCTTTGAGGACAAACCATGGAGAAAGCCAG GTGCCGACCTCTCAGACTACTTCAACTATGGTTTTAATGAGGAAACGTGGAAGGGATACTGTGAGAGACAGCGCAGACTACAGCTTGGCCTGGAGCCCAGTGCTCCTCTCAGTTTTGAAAACAAGATAACA CAGGGAAGGGCAACCACTTTAGAAAAGGATACAGAACCGTCTTCCATCAAGCCTGATTACAAACCAGACTTTCCCCCTGCTTCAGTCCTGGCCCTCGCTGCCAACAGACTGAAGGCAGGACCCCCACCTAACAG GAAATTGGGTGGAACTATTGATGTGATTGGTGGACAGACAGGAGCCATTCGCCGGGTTGAAGGCCGAAGGAGGGAAATGCAGGAACAGAATCCTATTCAG GTGCTCGGAGACCATGGTAACAAGGTACAACCCTTGGTTCCACCAGCAggacctccccttcctcttccaaTGGGTATGCCCCCACCACACTTCCTGCATCCTCCTCCACCAGTATCTGCTATGCCCCCACCTCTTCACCCCCCAG GTATGCCCCCACCTTCCATTACAG GCCTGTTCCTACCTCCCCTTGCTCCTCCCCCTACCTTGATGATGCCACCTGTGGATAG TAGAGCACCTCTTCCTTTTGGATACAACAGTGGAG AGTCAAGCTTCATTAGCTACCCTCCAGTCTCATCATCACACATGCCTTGGGGCTCTGTGCTGGAGAAAGGGGGGGAAGACAGAGGACGAGGGCATTGGGAGTACCAAGGAAgtcatagagaaagagacagagatcaaGAGAGAGGTCATACTCCAACCACCAGTGAATATAA TGAGGATGACCGTTACCACTACTACAGCCATGAtcgagagagtgagcgagaatTTGAGCACAGTTACCTTCATGTTCACGACAGCAGCAGTGGGCgtagcagggagagggaggagcatcAGCGAGACAGACGCCATCGTGACAAGGAGGAGAGTGGTAAACACAAGTCTTCCAAACG CAAGCAGCATGATGATGAGGGGGAGGGGCATCGCAGACACAAGCACAAGAAAAGCAAACGCAGCAAAGAGGACAAGGATGTCCCAGAGGATATGTTGGGGCGTGGGGAAGAGCAGAAGGACTGA
- the si:dkey-251i10.2 gene encoding putative defense protein Hdd11, translating to MELLMFSLVLLQGISPCFSFPNGAPTSACDDMVPRHTGVQPQPTPAPYTILTSTKTLQTGQPITVTITGTNYRGVLLEARSAASTSTNALGSWQLPPPDTKFLQCSGNKEGAITHANTNVKDNTTVFTWLPPNNTNTIYFMATVAQQRTVYWLNIRSGTLIKGSESIGLATGGNPGMASRGFLLLLAPCLLVSQMLPR from the exons ATGGAGCTGTTGATGTTTAGTCTGGTCCTTCTACAAGGGATCTCTCCCTGCTTTAGCTTTCCCAACGGTGCACCCACCTCCGCCTGTGATGACATGGTTCCTCGTCACACTGGGGTGCAGCCACAGCCCACCCCAGCACCCTACACCATCCTCACCAGCACCAAGACACTTCAGACTGGCCAGCCCATTACAG TGACCATAACTGGAACAAACTACAGAGGCGTGCTTCTGGAGGCCAGATCGGCAGCCAGCACTAGCACTAATGCTTTAGGAAGTTGGCAACTTCCTCCTCCAGATACCAAATTCCTGCAG TGCTCAGGAAATAAAGAAGGTGCCATCACCCATGCCAATACTAATGTGAAAGACAACACTACTGTGTTTACCTGGTTACCACCCAACAACACCAACACTATCTACTTCAT GGCCACTGTAGCCCAACAGCGCACTGTCTACTGGTTGAATATCAGGTCAGGAACTTTGATCAAAG GATCAGAGAGCATTGGTCTGGCTACAGGTGGAAATCCAGGGATGGCCAGTAGAGGATTTCTGCTGCTCCTTGCCCCATGTCTGCTGGTGTCACAGATGCTCCCAAGATAG